In one window of Oncorhynchus gorbuscha isolate QuinsamMale2020 ecotype Even-year unplaced genomic scaffold, OgorEven_v1.0 Un_scaffold_9172, whole genome shotgun sequence DNA:
- the LOC124030078 gene encoding radical S-adenosyl methionine domain-containing protein 1, mitochondrial-like codes for MGLRLIDGITHQHWQLFSPRADLYQILSSSSEVQNLQQTGLLILDDRGLRCSWQGLALLDSMLPTLLLLLEAYITQGLHNNSGSLQL; via the exons ATGGGACTGCGTTTGATTGACGGcatcactcaccag CATTGGCAGTTGTTCAGTCCCAGGGCAGATCTGTACCAGATTCTCAGCTCATCCTCTGAAGTACAAAACCTTCAACAGACAGGCCTCCTAATCCTGGATGACAG GGGTCTGCGGTGCTCGTGGCAGGGCCTGGCCTTACTGGACAGCATGTTACccactctgctgctgctgctggaggCCTACATCACCCAGGGGCTCCACAATAACAGTGGTTCACTACAGCTCTGA